The stretch of DNA TCAAATCTTCGATCAGCGTGCGCGTCCGGCCCTCCCGGCTCAAGGGTCCGTACAAGCTTGCACCGAGCCCGGTCGCGTGCAGATCAAGCTCGTCCATGAGGTCAGCCAGCATCTGCTCGCGGCTGCCGACCGCTCTGGGGTCGTTGAGAGCGTATGGTATCTCACGGATCAGGCCACCGATGTTCTCGTGGTCGCGCTCAATGAGTTGCCAAACGTCCATGCACGTCTTCCTCACCGGTGAAACTACCAGTTCTGAACACCGTGTGCCCGCTAAGCGTTCCTGATCGAGGTCGTACCGACCCAGGCCACCCCTCAGATGCGTGCCCGAGGATAGGGCGACGGCGTGCCGGAGTACCGCTTCGGGTCCCGCGGACAGCCGGTATGCACCCTGCGATGGCTGAACTTCCGATTGCCGTTCGCGGCGTACGATCCCGAGAGCACCGAGGCGCTGGGGCAGGACGGGCAGCGCGTCGGCGCCATCACGGGGGGCGCTCCCGGCCTCAGCGACGCTGATCTGGCGCCAGACACCCGCGATCTTCGCTTCACAGGTCCGATCATCGAGCGTCGCCACGCTCGCGGGGTGCCAGGCCGGGACGGATTGCGCCAGCCCGCGATCGTACGAACCGGCGCGACGGAATGCCGGCGCTCAGGTCATCCGCGGAGGTCGTTCCCACACGTCCCGCAGGGCGAGCTCGCGTCGGACCGCGCGGCGCCGCTGCCTGCCGGCGCATCCTGTCCGAAGGGGCGGCAGAGGCGTTCGACGCTCGTGCGAGCGGCCGCAGGGCGGCCCCGGCTTGTCCGAGCGCCGGTGGGGGGGTGCAAGACCGCCCTCACCCGTGCAAGGCAACCCCGCTTCTGGCCGCATGGCCCAACGGTCACGCTTGCCGTAGCCCGTGGGATGGCTTCCAGTTTCGCACCCACCATGCTCCCCGACGCCGCCGCCCTGTGGCGCAGCGCTATCGAGGACCTGTCTCCGCACGTCTCGCCGTGCCGGTATCTCGTCCCGGCCCGCTGGGCGCCGATACGTGAGGCCGCCATCGATTTCTGCGACCGTCTCGGCGCCGAGGCGCACGCGCTCGGCTGGACGGCGGCCGAACTGTTCGCGCTTCACCCCGAGCACGGGACGCTGCGGATCGAGGTCTGCGGGGTGATGATGATCACCGGCAACCGGGCTCAGGCTGTCGAACCGACGCGGGTGGTGTTCGAGCGCGGCTCGGCCTACCGGACCAAGCAGGGGCAGGTCTGGGGCATTCCGGTCTGGGAGTTCGCGAAGAAGGGCCGCTAACGCGCGACGCAGGGAGCGCTCCGCGGGCCCGATCGTTGCACCCGGATGCGCACAGCCCTCGTCGTCCTGATCATGCTCGTTCGCTTCGGCCCCGACCTCGTGTACGCGGCGAACGCCACGCTTCCGCAGCCGGACCCGTCGCACCAGGCGGCAGCGCAGAAGTGGATTGTCAGCCCGCCCGCGGTGGTGGTGATCCGGCCACCGCAGCGAGTGCGCTGATCCCGGTCAGTCGCGCCTCGCCTCGGCGCTCGCGCGTTCGACCACGGCCCGCAACGCTGCGCTGCCTTCCACAGCGAACCAAGCGCGCAGCATGCTGGAGGTTTCGGGTGTGTCGTCCGACCGCTCGCGAAAGAGGTCGGCGTAGCGGGCCAGTTCGCGCTCCACGAACATGTCGAGGTAGGCGGCACCGCGCGTCCTGGCGAGATCTGCCAGGGCGTCTTCCAGAACGCGCTGCATCATCTCACCGACCATGGCGGAGACGTAGATCGCCGCCTCGCTACCCTGTTCGAGCTCTTTCAACCAAGCCTCCTACTCCCGTGGAAGCCCGGTCCTAAGCTTGACCGGAGGCATGATGCAACGCTGGCTGAACGGACCGGCGGTGAAGCGGGCCGTCGGCAGCGGCACCCTCAGGCCCACCCCGCGGGTTTCCAGTTCGAAGAGCGTGCGTGAAGCCCATGACCTACACCGTCGAACAACTCGCGCCCGGCAGCTATGACGTGCTGCTGTATCCCGTCGTGATCGCAGCGCTGGTTCGGGTCGTCTCCGGCACGGAGCCGAGCGATGCGTGGCAGATCAAGTTGCTCGATGAGGTGCCACAGGCAGACCGGCCGGCGCCGTTCACATCACAGGGGCACACCTTCAGATCGCGGGCGGCCGCGCTGGAGTGGCTCGGCACCGGCGAGCGTCCCGGAGATCGGACCCGCGGCTCCTGATCGCGGGTGCCTCTGGAACAGCCGGCCGCGGCGACCCGTTCAGGCGTCACGGCCCGTCACGTGGGCGAGCCGGTGACGACCAGGATACAGCCATGGCTACAGGCACCGTGAAGTGGTTCAACGAGACCAAGGGCTACGGATTCATCCAACCCGACGATGGCGGCAAGGACGTGTTCGTTCACATCTCGGCCGTCGAGCGTGCGGGCCTTCGCTCCCTCAACGAGGGTCAGAAGATCGCCTATGACGTCGAGGCGGACCGCCGCAGCGGCAAGGAGAGCGCCGCCAACCTGAAGGCGGGCTGATCACCGCGCGACGAGTGGCCTGTGCAGGGGCCGCTCGTCACAGATCGGGCTTCGAGCTGGGAGCCGGAGACCGCATCAGGCGCTCGATCTCGCGCTTCGGCCTCCCCGATTTGCGGGCAATCTCCTCTTCCTGCTCGCCGATGAGGGCGCGCGCCGGCTCATCGCCGTCGAGGCCACCCAGGATCTCGGCCGGCACGCGTCGATTCGAGGCGCGGCTGCCGTCGGCGTAGGTGACGTCGAACAGTACGAACCCCTGCACCTTCGGCAGAGACTTGGTACGCTTGGCCATGGGAGGTGATACCGGCTTCTCGGACGAGGCGAACGCCGTCGCGACCCGTGCTCAATGCGAGCGCGGCGCGCGGTCAGGAGCGCGTCTCATAACTCATCCTTCCCGTTTGCCGGAATAATCGAGACGCCGGCCCACAGAGGGACGCCCGTGACATCGTGGATGCATATCGACACCGGCATCGTTCCCGGCGGCACGCCGTTGCACCTGATGCGGCGGGGCCACGAGTTCTCGATCGTCGCCAACACGATCGAGTTGATGAACAGCACCCGCGGCGCCTCCGAAGAGGCGCTGGCGATCCTCGCCTGCGGCCGTGTGCGCGGCCGGGGTGCGGCGCGCGTGCTGGTCGGCGGCCTCGGAATGGGGTTCACCCTGCGCGCGGCCCTGCGCAACCTCGGGCCCGAGGCGAGCGTCACGGTCGCCGAGCTGGTGCCGACGGTAGCGGCTTGGGCACGCGGACCGCTCGCGGGCGTCTTTGCCGGCTGCCTCGACGACGCGCGCGTCGACTTGCGCGAGGCCGATGTCGACGACCTCATCCAGTCCGGTCCGGCCGCGTGGGACGCGATCCTGCTCGATGTCGACAACGGACCAGAAGGATTCGTGCGCCCGGAGAACGATCGCCTCTATGGCGGCCCCGGCTTGGCGTTGGCGCGGCGGGCGCTGCGGCCGGGCGGCGTGCTCGGCGTCTGGTCGGCGACGCCCGACCGCAAGTTCAAGGCGCGCCTCCAGCGCTCGGGTTTCGTCGTCGAGGAGGTTCGGCCCCACGCGAACGGGCACAGCGGCCCGCGGCACGTGGTGTGGATCGCGACGTCCGTCGGCCCAACAGCCTGACCATTCCGCCTCTGCGCCTGAATGAGAGCGCATTGCGGCGCTGACGGCACGGCCTCGGCAGGGGGCCTGCGTCTTCCGCACGCGATCCTTCGCGTCCGCCTGCACCGGTTCGCCGCGGACGGCAGCGACCGCGGCACGGCCCTCATCCGGGCCCGAGACGACGCGGAGGCAAGGGATCGGGCCGACAGCCTGGCCGAAGGGTTGCTGGCCGAGCTGTGGTCAGGGGATCGGCTTCTGGATCACCTCGCACCGGCCGGCCACCCCGTCGCAGATCGCATCCGTCCAACCCGCGATGGCCCTCGAGCCCGCGGACGCGCTGGCCTGCCGGCGATGAGGGCAAGATCCTGTTACATTATTGCATGCCCTCGCGAGAGGTGCGATACGCCGCGGATGTCAGTCGAGGCCACGCTCTGGGATCTGGTGACCGCCGAGCGTATCGCCATTGAAGATGTCGGCGCCGCAATCGACGCCTATCTGGCCGAACCGACCACCCAGGATCACTCGATCGGTCCAGACCACGTGCTCGATCTTGCGGCGGCTGTCGCGGCCCACCCCTCCGCGCCCGCGATCGTGGTTGACGCCGAGGCCAACGAGCCGTCGCGCCGCATGGCGGTACGGGCGGCCCTGCTCATGAGCCGCCCCACCACCCGCTCGAACAGCGACGAAGACCGCACCGACGATCAGCTGTCCACCCAATGACCGGCGGCGCAAGCGCGGCTATTGATCGTCATCGTCATCGTTGACTTCGACGAGATCGCTTGTGTCGTCATCGTCCTCATCGACGACGAGGTTGTCATCGTCGACTTGCTCACCGTCGTCTTCGATATCGAGAGCGTCATCGTCTTCAGCATTGCTGTCCGTGTCTTTCTCGGCCTCTTCAGCCTCGACCTCGTCCAGCGATACGAGCTCGGGGCCCTCCGTCTCATCCTCTTCGTCGCTCGGCGCCTCTTTGCGGGCGACAACGGGAGCGCTCCCCCGCGAGTACGATGTCGCCGCAGCGATCGGCACGACCTCGCCTGAATAGGGCGAGATCACAGGATTCTTGCCGAGGTCGTAGAACTTCCTACCCGTCGTCGGGCAAACACGCTTCGTACCGAGGTCCGGACGCGCCACTGCAACTCTCCCTGAGGGCCATGAGACGCTGGATCGCCAGCGCGCATGCGGTGAAGTCTACCACAGTCAGCGGCCCACCGCCCGGCATCTTCACGCCGGCCGAGGCGTGTCTGAGCGTCGGAGGCGTCGAGCCGCGCTGGATCGACTCACCGGCTCCAGATGGCGGCGCCGCGCGCCTCGACCCTGTCGCGCGTTCGCGGGGCAGCCGACCTGCGACGGGCGGTGGGGAAGCGCTGGGCGGGGCCGTATTCCGCAGGTGCCGAGAACGGTCGCCCGACCGCGAGGGGACGGGCGGCGCTCGGTCGCGTCTCGACAGTTCAGCCGTGCCTCATCGAGGGTGGATGGGGGCTGCCCGCCGCCCACCTTCACTTCGCGGCGCAGGCGGCATCGTCAGGCCGAACGCCGAGGCGCGATCTGAGCCCTGGCCCACGCGGCCCGTGCCCTCTGGGCAGCAGCCATCTCGGCGAAGGCCCTGGCGGCGCCCGTCGCTTCCATGGCCCGCATCTTCTCGGCCAGGATCGCCGCCTTCATCGCTTCGGTCTCGGCCACGATCGCTTGGGCAACGAACGGATGAGTCGGGGGCATCGGCTTCCTTCGGGCTCGGCCGGCCCGGAGGTCTGCGCGCAGGTGGTTAATGAGACGTTGATCGACCCCGGTTGCAGGACTGCCTGCCGGAACAGGCCCACGGGGTTGCCCGGATAGGTCCCGGAGCAAGACATGATGACGGGCGGCCTTCTGTGGTTCTCGGTGGGCCGATCCCTGTCCTGATCTGGTTCTTCATCCTGCGCGACCGGTAACGCGCAGCATCGTACGCAGAAGCCCGCGCCGGAGGACCGGGCGGGCTTGCTAGGATCCGCTCAGCGGGGAGTGTCAGAAGCCGCCGCGGCGCCCGTAGCCGTAACCATGGCCGGGCCCATATCCACGGCCGTAGCCGCGCCCATACCCGTGCCCATAGCCGTAGCCGCGCCCACGGAAGTGCGGACCACCGTAGCCCCGGCGACCGTAACCGAAGTGCCGTCCGAAGCGCGGGCCGCCGTAGCCATACTGGACGTCTCGCACCGCCGAACCGGCCTCCGGAACGGCTCCGATGCCGATCTGGGCCGCAGATGCCGGGGCGGGGGCGAGAAACATGCTGGCTGCGAACAACCCAGCCGTCAGTGCGGGTACTTTGAACAAGGGCTCTCTCCTGGCCACGGCCGCGAGCCTGCGGCAGTCGCTTCAGGCCAACCGGACGGGCGCAGTCACTGTTCCGTATCGCCCGTCCGCCTTCGCCATCCGACGCCCGTGGTTCAGCACGATGTCGCGGACGCGGTGAGCCGGCGGCCAAGCCGTCCGCCACCCAGGCAGAGCATCATCCGAATAGGGGTAGTGTTCTGCAGCACATCGCGACGTGATGTAAGGTACTCAAACAGGTCTCGCACCATCATCGCCGATGGGACTGTGCGGCGAGGTGCTGGAGGGTCTCCACCATGTTGACTCGCACCGTCGTCAGCCTCGCCGCCCCCGCCCTCCTCGCCACCGCGTGGGCCGCTCCGTCCTCGGCACAGCCAGCCGCGAACGGCGGGCCGAAGTTTCTCATCCACGGCAACTACTGCGGCCCCGGCAACAACGCTCCTCTGCCGCCTGTCGACGCCCTGGACGCCGCTTGCGCCCGTCACGACGCCTGCACGCCGGATGTCGGCCTCCCGACAAAGGCTTGTAACCTTCGGCTGGAACGGGAAGCCGCCGCGGTCGCTCGAGACCCGCGACAACCGGACGATGTACGTTCCCTGGCCGGCTTCGTTGCCTCGTTCGCGGCGTCGAACGCGTCCCGCCCGGCGCCGACAATGCTCCCCGCGAAGCTGGCTCGCTGAGAAGCCGACGTGTCGGCCTCCTCGCCCGTGCGATCGTCAGGCCCCGGCCCGGATCAGATCCCGTGAGAGTGCCGGAAGCTGAGGTCCCTTCCACCTGCGCCCTCTGCCGCCCACGGTCCTGCACGTTGCCGCAGAGCAGGGATCCGGTGGCGGAGACGTCGCACGTGGCAGCCCGCCGCGGCGGCCTGAGCGCGCTGAGATACGCGCGCGTGAGAGCCTACCGTCCGCTGGGCGCGGCGTAGCTGCCGGTGACCCCGTTGCCCCGGCTGCTGCCGCCCGGAGCGCCGGGCGTCTTGTTCCGGACGAAGCTCGCACCGGGATAGCGCCGCTGGATCCGCGACGTCGAATGGCGCCGCACGTGATTGCGCCTCATCCGAACGTCGGTGAGCATGTCGGACGGCGACGAGATGCCGGCCCCGGGGCCGGCTGGCACGGCCGAGGCGGGGACGGCCAGGACGCCGAGGCTCACACCCGCGAGCGCGGCAAGAACTGGAATACGCATGGAGATCCTCCGTGCCTCGGCGAAGTTGGATCGCGTCGGCTTTCAGGCAAAACCTGAAGCACGCGTCTGGTTCAACGATCGGGCCCTGTGAGCGCGATCTGCCGCCCGGTCGCGAAGCCGCGGCGGAGGCAGCCTGTTCGCGCGCGGTCACAGCAGCGCCACCGCCCCGATTAATCCCGGACGCTGCGTGCGCAGCGGCACGCCGCCACGGGGCAGCCGTCCCCATATCGGTATCACGCAAGAGAGAGCAGACCGAACATCTCGGACTGTACTGCGCAAAGGAGCAAGGATTAGTTCATGAAGACCCGCATCGCCGCTGCCGTCACTGCCCTCGCACTCACCGCAGCACCGATCTCGTCCGCGATGTCCTACGACCGTCCCGCCTGGACGGGCTACGCGCCCTACGATGTGGAAACCACGGGCTCGTTCGACGCCCCGTTCGGCAGCCGCTTCGACCGCGACCCCTCGACTTGTCCGCAGAGCTCGGCTGCCGAGGGCAATGCCAACCAGCAGAACTTCCCAGTCAAGCAGTACGGCCAGACCGCGGGCGGCAACCGCTGCTGAGCGCCGGGCGTCATGATGCGCAAGGCCATATGCGCAAGGCCATGTCCTGCGCGATGATCGGCGCCCTCGCTGCCGGTCCCGCGGTGACGGTCACGGGCTTGGCTGGGGTGCTCCGCCCGACGTGTCGCAACCGATCACGCGCAGGCGCATTATCACAGCGGCGCGCCCGCACAGGTTGCAGGCGCCGGATACCGGGCGGTGTCCATCCACATACCTTGGGCAGGTTCGGGTGTTCGTTTCGCTTCCTCCAGCGGTCGCGTACCTGCGACCGTTTACCTGGGGCCGGAGCGCAGCAATGACCGAAGAACGAACCACAAGCGGCAGCATCCTGCGGCGCATCGCTGCAGCGCTCGGGGACGA from Methylobacterium radiotolerans JCM 2831 encodes:
- a CDS encoding cold-shock protein, translated to MATGTVKWFNETKGYGFIQPDDGGKDVFVHISAVERAGLRSLNEGQKIAYDVEADRRSGKESAANLKAG
- a CDS encoding TIGR02300 family protein; this translates as MARPDLGTKRVCPTTGRKFYDLGKNPVISPYSGEVVPIAAATSYSRGSAPVVARKEAPSDEEDETEGPELVSLDEVEAEEAEKDTDSNAEDDDALDIEDDGEQVDDDNLVVDEDDDDTSDLVEVNDDDDDQ